In one Limosilactobacillus oris genomic region, the following are encoded:
- a CDS encoding DEAD/DEAH box helicase: MTSKTFNDFKLKPYLVKAVTAINFHEPTAVQERVIPDILAGKSVVGQSATGSGKTHAFLLPLFFRIDPAVQEVQAVITTPSRELAYQIYNAAKQLNQFADQPLTIHNYVGGTDKQHQIAQLERKQPQLVIGTPGRVLDLIKSQHLDVHTATMFVVDEADMTLDMGFLEQVDQIAGRFPENLQMMVFSATIPEKLRPFLKKYMANPVIEEIPTATVINPDVENWLLSTKGHDRNQLIYQLLTMGEPYLALVFANTKERAEELTRYLSEQGLKVALIHGGLEPRRRKRVMRQIRNLDYQYVVATDLAARGIDIDGVSLVINDDLPTDLEYFVHRVGRTGRNQMTGTAITLYEPAEDELIAKLEDRGIKFVPKEVKNGRLVTTHDRNRRKMFRRRQEELDPSMKGYVKKAKRKVKPGYKKRIKRAIKDDEQQKRRLELRHKIRKAKRQRQRQHRRERAGR; this comes from the coding sequence ATGACGAGCAAAACTTTTAACGATTTTAAGCTCAAACCATATTTGGTAAAAGCCGTAACGGCGATTAACTTTCACGAACCGACCGCAGTGCAGGAGAGAGTCATCCCAGACATTCTTGCAGGAAAGAGCGTGGTTGGGCAGTCAGCGACCGGGAGCGGGAAAACCCATGCCTTCTTGCTCCCGCTCTTTTTCCGGATCGACCCGGCTGTTCAGGAAGTTCAGGCAGTCATCACGACGCCAAGCCGGGAGTTAGCCTACCAAATTTACAATGCTGCCAAGCAGTTAAACCAGTTTGCTGACCAACCGTTGACCATCCATAATTACGTTGGAGGCACGGATAAGCAGCACCAGATTGCCCAGTTGGAGCGTAAGCAACCCCAGTTAGTGATTGGAACGCCGGGACGGGTATTGGACCTGATTAAGTCTCAGCACCTGGACGTGCACACCGCCACGATGTTCGTGGTCGATGAAGCGGATATGACCCTTGATATGGGATTCTTGGAACAGGTCGACCAGATTGCGGGACGCTTCCCAGAAAACTTACAGATGATGGTCTTTTCTGCTACCATTCCGGAGAAGCTCCGGCCGTTTCTGAAAAAGTATATGGCGAACCCGGTAATTGAGGAAATTCCAACGGCAACGGTCATTAATCCAGACGTAGAGAACTGGCTGCTATCGACCAAGGGCCATGACCGCAACCAGCTGATTTACCAGCTGCTCACGATGGGGGAACCATACCTGGCCCTCGTCTTTGCCAACACAAAGGAGCGGGCAGAAGAACTGACCCGCTACCTTAGCGAGCAGGGGTTAAAGGTAGCACTGATTCACGGGGGGCTGGAACCCCGGAGGCGGAAACGGGTGATGCGCCAGATCCGTAATTTAGACTACCAGTATGTGGTGGCAACTGACTTGGCGGCCCGGGGAATTGATATTGACGGGGTTTCTTTGGTAATCAATGATGACTTGCCGACTGACCTGGAATACTTCGTTCACCGGGTGGGGCGGACTGGCCGTAACCAGATGACTGGCACGGCAATCACCCTCTACGAGCCGGCCGAAGATGAGTTGATTGCTAAGTTGGAAGACCGGGGAATCAAGTTTGTGCCAAAGGAAGTCAAAAACGGCCGCTTGGTAACTACCCATGACCGGAACCGGCGGAAAATGTTTCGGCGGCGGCAAGAGGAACTTGACCCGTCAATGAAGGGCTACGTCAAGAAAGCCAAGCGGAAGGTCAAACCGGGCTATAAGAAGCGAATCAAGCGGGCAATCAAGGATGATGAGCAGCAAAAGCGGCGTCTTGAACTGCGTCATAAAATCCGAAAGGCCAAGCGGCAGCGACAACGGCAACATCGGCGTGAACGGGCCGGCCGTTGA